From one Streptomyces sp. NBC_01478 genomic stretch:
- the glgB gene encoding 1,4-alpha-glucan branching enzyme: MDPADRDRLLAGAHHDPHALLGAHPVPGGIAFRALRPYARAVSVVIGGVRSPLASDGGGLFSGVLPLDALPAYTLLVSYAEGDEREVHDPYGFLPALGELDLHLVKEGRHEELWKALGAEPMTHGGVPGTRFAVWAPNAQGVRVAGDFSSWDGTAFPMRSLGSSGVWELFLPGVGEGARYKFEITSRSGERFLKADPMARRTEVPPATASIVTASHYEWGDEDWLARRTETPVHEAPFSVYEVHLASWRAGLTYRQLAVELPAYVNELGFTHVEFMPVTEHPFGGSWGYQVTGFYAPTSRLGTPDDFKFLVDALHRAGIGVIMDWVPAHFPKDDWALARFDGEPLYEPGDTRRAEHPDWGTYEFDLGRTEVRNFLVANAVYWCQEFHIDGLRVDAVASMLYLDYSRDSGQWTPNVHGGREDLDAVAFLQEMNATVYRRVPGVVTIAEESTAWDGVTRPTDTGGLGFGLKWNMGWMHDSLGYMAHEPVHRKFHHHEMTFSMVYAYSENYVLPISHDEVVHGKRSLVSKMPGDWWQQRADHRAYLGFMWAHPGKQLLFMGQEFAQGAEWSESHGPDWWLLDPAYDAAPDHRGVQHLVHDLNTVYRATPALWQRDTDPGGFRWVTGDAAEDNVFAFLRYDTDGSPLLAVSNFSPVVRHDYRLGVPGDIPAWRESLNTDRAVYGGSDVVNPDPVKPEEGHIRLTLPPLATVWLTPG; encoded by the coding sequence CTGGACCCGGCCGACCGCGACCGTCTCCTCGCCGGTGCCCATCACGACCCGCACGCCCTGCTCGGCGCGCATCCGGTGCCGGGTGGGATCGCGTTCCGGGCGTTGCGGCCGTACGCCCGTGCCGTGAGCGTCGTGATCGGCGGGGTGCGCAGCCCGCTCGCCTCGGACGGGGGCGGGCTCTTCTCCGGTGTGCTGCCGCTCGACGCGCTGCCGGCGTACACGCTGCTGGTGTCGTACGCGGAGGGGGACGAGCGCGAGGTCCACGATCCGTACGGCTTTCTGCCCGCCCTCGGTGAACTGGACCTGCACCTCGTCAAGGAGGGGCGGCACGAGGAGTTGTGGAAGGCGCTCGGCGCGGAGCCGATGACCCACGGCGGGGTGCCCGGCACCCGTTTCGCCGTGTGGGCGCCGAACGCCCAAGGGGTGCGTGTCGCGGGGGACTTCAGCTCCTGGGACGGGACCGCCTTCCCCATGCGGTCGCTCGGCTCGTCGGGGGTGTGGGAGCTGTTCCTGCCGGGTGTGGGCGAGGGCGCGCGCTACAAGTTCGAGATCACCTCCCGGAGTGGCGAGCGCTTCCTCAAGGCCGACCCGATGGCTCGCCGCACGGAGGTACCGCCCGCCACGGCGTCCATCGTGACGGCCTCGCACTACGAGTGGGGCGACGAGGACTGGCTCGCGCGACGGACCGAAACCCCGGTCCACGAGGCGCCGTTCTCCGTGTACGAGGTGCATCTCGCCTCCTGGCGAGCAGGATTGACGTACCGTCAGCTCGCCGTCGAACTCCCCGCCTATGTGAACGAACTGGGCTTCACCCACGTCGAGTTCATGCCGGTCACCGAGCATCCCTTCGGCGGTTCCTGGGGCTACCAGGTGACCGGCTTCTACGCCCCGACCTCCCGCCTCGGCACCCCGGACGACTTCAAGTTCCTCGTCGACGCCCTGCACCGGGCCGGCATCGGCGTGATCATGGACTGGGTTCCGGCGCATTTCCCCAAGGACGACTGGGCGTTGGCCCGGTTCGACGGGGAGCCGTTGTACGAGCCCGGAGACACGCGGCGGGCCGAGCACCCGGACTGGGGGACGTACGAGTTCGACCTCGGGCGGACCGAAGTACGCAACTTCCTTGTGGCGAACGCCGTCTACTGGTGCCAGGAGTTCCACATCGACGGCCTGCGCGTGGACGCGGTCGCCTCGATGCTCTACCTCGACTACTCACGCGACTCGGGCCAGTGGACCCCGAACGTGCACGGCGGGCGCGAGGACCTGGACGCGGTCGCCTTCCTCCAGGAGATGAACGCGACGGTGTACCGCCGGGTGCCCGGTGTCGTGACGATCGCCGAGGAGTCCACCGCCTGGGACGGGGTGACACGGCCGACCGACACCGGCGGGCTGGGGTTCGGGCTGAAGTGGAACATGGGCTGGATGCACGACTCGCTGGGCTACATGGCGCACGAGCCCGTCCACCGGAAGTTCCACCACCACGAGATGACGTTCTCCATGGTGTACGCGTACAGCGAGAACTACGTCCTGCCGATCTCCCACGACGAAGTCGTCCACGGGAAGCGGTCGTTGGTGTCGAAGATGCCGGGCGACTGGTGGCAGCAGCGCGCCGACCACCGGGCGTATCTGGGGTTCATGTGGGCCCACCCCGGCAAGCAACTCCTCTTCATGGGCCAGGAGTTCGCCCAGGGCGCCGAGTGGTCCGAGTCCCACGGCCCCGACTGGTGGCTCCTCGACCCGGCCTACGACGCCGCACCCGACCACCGGGGCGTCCAGCACCTCGTCCACGACCTCAACACGGTCTACCGCGCGACTCCCGCCCTGTGGCAGCGCGACACCGACCCCGGTGGGTTCCGCTGGGTGACGGGTGACGCGGCCGAGGACAACGTCTTCGCCTTCCTCCGCTACGACACCGACGGGTCCCCGCTGCTCGCCGTCAGCAACTTCTCCCCCGTCGTGCGCCACGACTACCGTCTCGGCGTCCCGGGCGACATCCCCGCCTGGCGGGAGAGCCTCAACACGGACCGGGCCGTCTACGGTGGAAGCGATGTCGTCAATCCCGACCCGGTCAAACCGGAGGAAGGCCATATCCGGCTCACTCTTCCGCCCCTGGCGACGGTGTGGTTGACCCCTGGGTGA